One genomic segment of Virgibacillus doumboii includes these proteins:
- a CDS encoding Asp23/Gls24 family envelope stress response protein, whose product MSIELNTNDGQVTITNEVISTIAGGAAVECYGIVGMASKSQIRDGIAEILRKENFSKGVIVRQEDNHLHIDMYIIVSYGTKISEVAHNVQSQVKYTLNKSLGLAIDSVNIYIQGVRVAKD is encoded by the coding sequence ATGTCCATTGAACTTAATACGAATGATGGTCAAGTGACGATTACAAATGAAGTCATATCTACAATTGCAGGTGGAGCAGCAGTAGAATGCTATGGAATTGTTGGTATGGCATCTAAAAGCCAAATAAGAGATGGAATTGCTGAGATTCTTCGTAAAGAAAACTTTTCAAAAGGTGTCATTGTCAGACAGGAGGACAATCATCTTCATATTGACATGTACATCATTGTCAGTTATGGAACAAAGATTTCCGAGGTTGCACACAATGTTCAATCACAAGTTAAATACACACTAAATAAATCACTTGGATTAGCTATTGACTCCGTTAATATTTATATTCAGGGAGTCCGGGTGGCAAAGGATTAA
- the rpmB gene encoding 50S ribosomal protein L28: MARKCVVTGRKTRSGNQRSHAMNSNKRNWKANVQKVRIMVDGKPKRVYVSARALKSGKVERV; this comes from the coding sequence ATGGCTAGAAAATGTGTTGTTACTGGACGTAAAACCCGCAGTGGAAATCAACGTTCTCATGCTATGAATTCCAACAAACGTAATTGGAAAGCTAATGTGCAAAAAGTTCGTATCATGGTAGATGGCAAACCGAAACGTGTTTACGTATCTGCTCGTGCCTTAAAATCAGGCAAAGTAGAGCGCGTATAA
- the spoVM gene encoding stage V sporulation protein SpoVM: MKFYTIKLPRFIGGFVRVVIGTFKKDK; encoded by the coding sequence ATGAAATTTTATACTATTAAACTCCCAAGGTTTATCGGCGGATTTGTTCGTGTTGTGATCGGAACTTTTAAAAAAGATAAATAA
- a CDS encoding thiamine diphosphokinase, with protein sequence MVRIGIIGGGPSSLIPDLSVYRNEIDIWIGADRGALTLADNNMQLDYAVGDFDSITEIEKQRLKQRAKSFEAHPVEKDQTDLEIALGKAYDLQPEKIYLFGVTGGRLDHALINIQLLFSIVNHQIQGIIVDKQNQLELTFPGEYNVTHNDEYPNISFVPYSRFVKGLTLNGFYYPLTDQTVSWGSTLCISNKLLSNNGTFSYEEGILLLIKSRDAISGAIPM encoded by the coding sequence ATGGTACGAATAGGGATAATCGGGGGTGGACCTTCTTCACTAATTCCGGATCTTTCTGTTTACAGGAATGAAATCGATATATGGATTGGTGCAGATAGAGGTGCATTGACACTGGCAGATAACAACATGCAACTTGATTATGCTGTGGGTGATTTCGATTCGATTACCGAAATTGAAAAACAAAGGCTTAAACAAAGGGCAAAATCTTTTGAAGCTCACCCCGTTGAAAAGGACCAGACTGATTTGGAAATTGCTCTAGGCAAAGCATATGATTTGCAGCCTGAGAAAATCTATTTATTCGGGGTAACTGGTGGTCGCCTTGACCACGCACTGATAAATATTCAATTACTTTTTTCGATTGTAAATCATCAGATTCAGGGAATTATTGTTGATAAACAAAATCAGCTTGAATTAACTTTCCCGGGGGAATATAACGTTACACATAATGACGAATATCCAAATATTTCCTTTGTACCGTATTCCCGTTTTGTGAAAGGATTAACACTAAATGGATTTTATTATCCACTAACTGATCAGACAGTATCCTGGGGGTCAACTCTCTGTATATCAAACAAGCTTCTTTCAAATAATGGTACTTTTTCGTACGAAGAAGGCATACTATTACTAATAAAGAGTCGTGATGCTATATCTGGCGCGATTCCAATGTAA
- the rpe gene encoding ribulose-phosphate 3-epimerase has product MVKIAPSILSADFAKLGDEIKDVEKGGADYIHVDVMDGHFVPNITIGPLIVEAIRPVTDLPLDVHLMIENPEAYIPMFTEAGASIITVHQEACPHLHRTIQLIKSTGAKAGVVINPSTPVEMIREILHEVDLVLIMTVNPGFGGQSFIHHAVQKIEQISAWRKENNLTFEIEVDGGVNADTAKLCTDAGADMLVAGSAVFKHSNRQQAMNDIKQAAKQGK; this is encoded by the coding sequence ATGGTTAAAATAGCACCATCCATTCTATCAGCTGATTTTGCAAAATTGGGCGATGAAATAAAGGACGTTGAAAAAGGCGGCGCGGATTATATCCATGTTGACGTAATGGACGGGCATTTTGTTCCAAACATTACAATCGGTCCTTTAATTGTTGAAGCAATCAGACCAGTTACAGATTTACCGCTGGATGTCCATTTAATGATTGAAAATCCGGAAGCGTATATTCCAATGTTTACGGAGGCAGGTGCATCGATTATTACTGTTCATCAGGAGGCTTGCCCGCATTTACACAGGACAATTCAATTAATCAAATCCACCGGAGCTAAGGCGGGGGTGGTTATTAATCCTTCAACACCAGTGGAGATGATCAGGGAAATTCTGCATGAGGTTGACCTGGTTTTAATCATGACGGTTAATCCCGGATTTGGTGGTCAATCATTTATCCATCATGCCGTTCAAAAAATTGAACAAATTTCTGCATGGAGGAAGGAAAATAATCTGACCTTTGAAATTGAAGTTGATGGCGGCGTCAATGCTGATACAGCAAAGCTTTGTACGGATGCCGGAGCAGATATGCTTGTTGCCGGAAGTGCTGTTTTTAAACATTCCAATCGTCAGCAGGCAATGAATGATATCAAGCAGGCTGCGAAACAGGGGAAATAG
- the rsgA gene encoding ribosome small subunit-dependent GTPase A translates to MADGRIIKAISGFYYVKAEGQIYQCRGRGVFRKKSITPLVGDFVKFDPEERYILEIKSRKNELIRPPVANIDQAIIVSSATMPDFNPLLLDRFLILIESKGIKPVIFITKKDIIPETQREKIAHFQQVYEEIGYPVELLSSMENTDELSRLKQYFTDNVSVIAGQSGVGKSSFLNAINPSLELKTEEISKSLGRGKHTTRHVELITVGDGLVADTPGFSTLDFREIEANELDECFPEISEQKPDCKFRGCLHNKEPKCAVKQAVNDGLVTEQRYEHYLSFLNEIQSRKPRY, encoded by the coding sequence ATGGCAGATGGCAGAATAATTAAGGCAATAAGCGGATTCTATTATGTAAAAGCTGAAGGTCAAATTTACCAATGCAGAGGCAGAGGTGTTTTTCGCAAAAAAAGCATCACACCACTTGTTGGGGACTTTGTGAAATTTGATCCTGAAGAGAGATACATCCTTGAAATTAAATCAAGAAAAAATGAGCTGATCCGGCCGCCGGTTGCGAATATTGACCAGGCGATTATTGTCAGTTCTGCCACGATGCCTGATTTTAACCCACTATTGTTGGATCGATTTCTTATCCTGATTGAATCAAAGGGAATCAAACCTGTTATTTTTATTACGAAAAAGGATATAATTCCGGAAACGCAACGGGAGAAGATTGCCCATTTTCAACAGGTCTATGAGGAAATAGGATACCCGGTGGAATTACTCTCTTCCATGGAAAATACAGATGAATTAAGCCGGTTGAAGCAATATTTTACCGATAATGTATCTGTAATTGCCGGGCAGTCCGGTGTTGGTAAATCATCTTTTTTAAATGCCATAAACCCGTCACTGGAATTAAAAACAGAAGAAATATCAAAAAGTCTGGGAAGAGGTAAGCATACGACAAGACATGTGGAACTCATAACAGTTGGTGACGGTCTTGTCGCTGATACACCAGGGTTCAGTACACTCGATTTTAGAGAAATCGAGGCCAATGAACTGGATGAATGTTTTCCGGAAATAAGTGAACAAAAGCCCGACTGTAAATTCCGGGGATGCCTTCATAATAAGGAGCCGAAATGTGCTGTTAAACAGGCAGTAAATGATGGCTTGGTAACTGAACAAAGGTATGAACATTATCTAAGTTTTTTAAATGAAATACAATCAAGAAAGCCGAGGTATTAA
- the pknB gene encoding Stk1 family PASTA domain-containing Ser/Thr kinase, which yields MLKGHLLNERYRINETIGGGGMANVYLARDIILNRDVAIKVLRLDYANDEEFIARFDREAQSATSLAHPNIINIYDVGEEDQILYMVMEYVDGMTLKEYIQRYGPVDVHEALDIMKQITAAISHAHANDIVHRDIKPQNILMDTYGQAKVTDFGIAVALSATSLTQTNSILGSVHYLSPEQARGGMATKKSDIYSLGIVLFELLTGRLPFSGQSPVSIALKHLQNDTPSVKRFNPNVPQSVENIVLRATAKDPFHRYETVYDMEEALEMALDPSRMDEEKYTPPNEAGEETKAIPIITDNQLQNNSNGDTIVHQTNGSTIPYSNEENKDQTKNGKRKKNKKWLIFFIVLFTLLASGIAALFVVPKFLQPEDVEIPDVSSMEYEQAMAELQNLNLKTNRELEYSDDIEDGIVIKTDPEAGNTVKEEDTVTLIVSQGKEKVEFDDYIGDDFDQTKRILEDKGFDDVTGEEVFSDRPVGEILSQQPSSGSEVIPAETAVTFEISKGPEPIAVRNLQGMTEQEAISNLEEQELSANIIEENSEDVPKGEVIRQDPVPYTELEDGDEVDVYISTGPEEKPPVHVTRTFTVPYDPPEQQSENPDEPVQQSVKIYIEDANRSISDVAINDTITKDKEYEITLTINPGSVAEYQVIRDDKVFINNKKVPYEEGE from the coding sequence ATGCTGAAAGGTCACCTGTTAAATGAACGCTACCGGATTAATGAAACGATTGGCGGCGGTGGAATGGCTAATGTTTATCTGGCGAGAGACATTATCCTGAATCGTGATGTTGCCATAAAGGTATTGCGTCTTGATTATGCCAATGATGAGGAATTTATTGCCCGTTTTGACCGTGAAGCACAATCAGCAACTAGTCTGGCACATCCGAATATCATCAACATTTATGATGTCGGGGAAGAAGATCAGATTTTATATATGGTAATGGAATATGTGGATGGTATGACACTGAAAGAATACATACAGCGCTACGGTCCAGTGGATGTGCACGAAGCTTTGGATATTATGAAGCAGATTACAGCTGCCATTTCACATGCACATGCTAATGACATCGTTCACAGAGACATAAAGCCGCAGAATATTTTAATGGATACATATGGGCAAGCCAAAGTCACTGATTTTGGAATTGCAGTGGCATTGAGTGCGACTTCATTGACACAGACGAATTCGATATTGGGTTCTGTTCATTATCTGTCGCCGGAGCAGGCACGAGGCGGAATGGCAACCAAAAAATCCGATATCTACTCCTTAGGGATTGTTCTTTTCGAATTACTGACTGGACGATTGCCATTTTCAGGTCAGTCACCAGTTTCCATCGCATTAAAACATTTGCAGAATGATACACCGTCTGTAAAACGTTTTAATCCGAATGTGCCGCAGAGCGTCGAAAATATTGTGTTGAGAGCTACAGCAAAGGATCCTTTTCATCGTTATGAGACGGTGTATGATATGGAAGAAGCTTTGGAAATGGCGCTTGATCCAAGCAGAATGGATGAGGAAAAATATACGCCTCCTAATGAAGCAGGTGAAGAGACAAAAGCTATCCCAATCATAACCGATAATCAGCTTCAGAATAATTCGAATGGTGATACGATTGTTCACCAGACAAACGGAAGTACGATTCCATATTCAAATGAGGAAAATAAAGATCAGACGAAAAATGGAAAACGAAAGAAAAATAAAAAATGGCTCATTTTCTTTATTGTTTTATTTACTTTACTGGCTTCAGGCATAGCTGCTTTATTTGTTGTACCGAAGTTTTTACAGCCCGAAGACGTTGAAATTCCAGATGTATCGTCGATGGAATATGAACAGGCAATGGCTGAATTACAGAATCTGAATTTAAAAACGAATCGTGAACTAGAGTATTCTGATGATATCGAAGACGGGATTGTAATCAAAACAGACCCGGAAGCAGGTAATACTGTAAAAGAAGAAGATACTGTTACATTGATTGTTAGTCAGGGTAAAGAAAAAGTAGAATTTGATGATTATATAGGTGACGATTTTGACCAAACCAAGCGAATACTTGAAGATAAGGGCTTTGATGATGTAACTGGAGAAGAAGTGTTTTCTGATCGGCCTGTAGGGGAAATCCTTTCACAACAGCCTTCATCAGGCTCAGAGGTGATTCCGGCTGAGACGGCAGTTACTTTTGAAATCAGTAAGGGACCTGAACCGATCGCTGTAAGAAACTTGCAGGGCATGACGGAACAGGAAGCCATTTCCAATCTGGAAGAACAGGAATTATCTGCAAATATCATCGAAGAAAACTCAGAGGATGTACCCAAGGGAGAAGTTATTCGTCAGGATCCTGTACCATATACTGAACTGGAAGATGGGGATGAGGTTGACGTTTATATCTCAACAGGTCCTGAGGAAAAGCCGCCAGTACATGTAACAAGAACATTTACTGTTCCTTATGATCCGCCTGAACAGCAATCAGAAAATCCGGATGAGCCTGTTCAACAGTCGGTTAAAATTTATATTGAAGATGCCAACCGTTCCATTTCAGATGTGGCCATAAACGATACGATAACAAAGGATAAAGAATATGAGATTACATTAACGATAAACCCGGGTAGTGTTGCAGAATACCAGGTTATCCGGGATGATAAAGTATTTATCAATAATAAAAAAGTTCCATATGAAGAAGGTGAATAA